A window of Kwoniella pini CBS 10737 chromosome 9, complete sequence genomic DNA:
CTTGGACAGTCTTAGATGGAGATTTGTGGAAGTCATTTGTTCTACTTGGGCAAGAGGTTTGTTAAATTCTTTACCCATCAATCCCTCTAGCTGGGCTGAAGCTGGGGCTCGAGCTTGACATGACTTATCTAATTTGAATGGAATTACAGATTCGAAATTGTTACATCAACTTGATGAttctttcacttcttcttcattatcaataaCGGGCTCAACAAGTAAAACAGTATCGAGATATCtaaatataattgaagaatttgaaattcgAATTATAACTTCGTGTAAAAAACTCTTACCTAGTTCATCAACCATtggatcaaataataatatcaaatcaagcgataattttaaaaagaaaattaaagatTCTTTTGTTGATACACTTTGTTTTTGCTTTGATggaatgattgatttttccaataataataataataataataatgaaggagaaggacTGAGAAGACCTAGTAGAATCACAATAAATAAAGGAGGGGATGATCATGTAAGTTAAAATAAATACAAGCTTGTTGTAGAGTGATATTCTatattgattcaaattgaCTTAGGAAACTCGCCTCTTATTGACTTTAGCTCAATTCGATTTACTTAAAAGATCATATCTCTTTTCAATATGTAATAAAGTATCTAAATTACTTGATGTTGATATGAAAAAGGATGAACAATTACTTTTAGaagtaattgaaaatatgaatgaaatgatattcCAGGATTTGATATCAAAACGTTCTGAAggtttaattaatttaattgaagaaggaatattAAATAGTGGAATTGATTGGTTAAATACTTCAAAACCTACTGGTGAGTGGGGttttttcctcttcaaaTGAATATTGCGATAGAATAGCGGCGGTATAGTTActgatttaattattatatgattatcgatttattttttctcCAGAAGTTCGACCATACATGCATAAAGCTATTTTATTACTTGTTGAAACTCATTCAagaattaatcaaatttcaattaatttaatacaaaatataattgaagCTTTAGTTAATAAAATTACTCAAGTAGCTTTTATAAgttttcaaaaaattcatAAATTTGGTACAGGTGGAATGTTAACTGTGAGTTTAAttgtttgatcaaatttaattgaaagagGAATAATGAATTCACAAATTAATTAGGCAACAttggaaattgaatttttacATCAATCAgtaaataatttcatttcaataaaatcTAATGAaactttatcaaaaatatatGATACAATTTCACAATCTTATAAAAGACAAAAAAGTggaaataataatgataatgaaaatgataatgattttaataaagaattagaaggtttaaaaaagattttaaatATTAGTAGAAAAAATACTGGAATGGAAACTCTTTGTTTTAgaacttcttcttcttcttcttcttctgttgGTTAAAATAAGTTGtattaatatcaaataagaATGTAAATGATGAGCTATATATTACTTTGAAATGTATTGTAAAGTTAAAGtatatgatgatcaattcaatGATTTCGAAAGTGTGAGAGTCAAAGTAGACTAAAAAGGGAAGCTTGGCAAGGCATATAGACTTATTTAATAGTCAATGTCATGATAGGACATAACCGACaaaagagagagagagagtatatttaattcaagagaaaataatggaaaatcaaacCGAAGATAACCGAATGACATTGAATACATTTCAGTATTATGGGAAAAtagaacaaaaagaaatcaatcataccCCGTATTTTGACGATACCatgaaaaaaataagaATAGAGTAATCTTTCAGTTCAAGTTGAGATTATCATGTGTTTTTGGTATTTTTTATTACGGTGATCAAATACTAAGTATACATACATACGGCTTTATTGAATTCCGAACATTACCCATATGTTTATTGGGggtttattattatttcgGATATtaatataatgaaaatataacCGGTTAATAAGAATAACCAGCTGATTGGTTATAATAGTATTCCGGTTATTAACTTTTTATacttatatatatatatatatagatatatatataataacCCTGGATATCATCTTAACTTTACAAACTACTATCATaataacaaatcaaaattcaatttaatcACAACTCGCTTAAACAAGGAATCTTAACTACTTAATAAATAAGAGAAATCAAACAATTGAGTAAATATTACAAAACCAAGAAACAAATTCATAATATGTCTACAGTTGATAGTATAAAAGATACTGTAAATAATGTGAGtattttataaaaaatCTAAACCCCACTTACAAGCCTTCGTTTTCCCCacttttgactttttgaGTATTTCCAAGAATTTAAAATCGCACTTCTTTTCCGGTTGACCGGGATAGAGCATTAGgttgaaatcaaaagagcttgttgatatatatatttatatatacacaAAGATAACTTTCATTATTACACAACTCTTTTGAACATCCATTATATTTCGTATAATccattttttaataatttatactaataattcataaataaatttaatttttataGCTTTTACAAAGTACTATGGAAACTGCACAAACTGTAGTACATAATGTACATCCATTACCAGATTCAGTACCTGAATCAGAAGATTTAtttccacctccaccaagATTAAGAGGACAAGAAGGTAGACCAAAACCACATATTGGaccaaattatcaatcttatttaaatgaatggaaaaaaaCTGTTGGACCAAATAGTGATAAATGGTGGTTTGAAAAAGCAAATGAATGTTTAGATTGGTATACACCTTTTAAAACTGTTAGAGCTGGtggatttgaaaatggtgaTGTACAATGGTTGTAAgtgtttttcttttccattaGACTTCTAGTATTCGATGGAATGGTTACACACCGAATGTCCCATTCACCTTTCCAGGTCTTGAAAAGGACAGTCAGATTAATTAATACTgacctaattcaatttgatcctcTTCTAGCCCAGAAGGAACTTTAAACGCATCTTACAATTGTCTCGATCGACATTTTTAcaaaaatccaaataaGACTGCTATTATTTATGAAGCGGATGAACCTTCTGAATCAAGGGAAATTTCTTACGCAGAATTAATGAGAGAAACTTGTAGAGTTGCCAATGTACTCAAATCTTGGGGTGTAAAGAAGGGAGATGCAGTTTCAGTATAGTGAGTCAAATTGCCTTAACAAAGTGTCGGCAGTATTATAGAAATGAGCAAAGGCTTATGATGCTACGTTAAAGTCTCCCTATGACATGGcaagctgctgctgcttTCTTGGCTTGTGCTCGAGTTGGTGCTGTCCACTCTGCAGTCTTCGCTGGATTTTCTGCGGAATCTTTGAGAGATAGAGTGAATGACTGTGAATGTAAAGTGTTGATTACTACCGAGTAAGTGCATATAAGGTTAGATTCATCAGCACAGATGCTGATTTTCGGGATCTATAGTGAGGGACGAAGAGGTGGAAAGAGTATCGCCACGAAAGCCAGTAAGTGACCTTTTGGTGCTTTGGGCCGTCATCCCTTCGCTAATAATGATTGACGTACAATCAGTCGTTGATGCTGCTTTACAACAATGTCCTCTTGTCGAACATGTCCTTGTCCTTAGAAGAACCGGAAACAAAGTACCTTTCACTGAAGGTCGAGATAAGTGGTGGGATGAGGAATGTGCCAAAGTACCAACATACTGTCCTTGCGAACCCATGGCTTCGGAAGATCCCCTCTTCATCCTTTACGTGAGTTCGGTAATGACCAGCAGTTGCTGGATCTCAGCTGATATAACGTTATTCCCGCATAGACATCCGGTTCAACCGGTAAACCCAAAGGAGTGGTTCACTGTACTGCCGGATACCTGCTCGGTGCTTACTTAACCGTGAAATACGTATTTGATGTTCACGCCGACGATAAATTCGCTTGTATGGCCGACGTCGGATGGATCACTGGTCACACTTACATTGTTTACGGTCCTCTTGCCAATGGTGTCACAACGACAGTGTTCGAATCAACCCCAGTCTACCCAACAGCATCGCGATACTGGGACTTTGTTGACAAATGGAAGGCTACCCACCTATACACCGCTCCTACGGCAATCAGGCTATTGAGAAGAATGGGTGAAGAGCACGTCAAGAACCATGACTTATCGTCGTTAAGAGTATTGGGATCAGTCGGAGAACCAATCAACCCTGAAGCATGGCATTGGTATAATGATTACGcaggaaagaagaattgtGCCATTGTCGATACATATTGGATGACGGAAACAGGTTCCATCGTTGTTACACCTTTACCAGGTGCTATCTCAACTAAACCCGGTTCAGCGactttcccattcttcgGTATGGATGTCGATATAATCGATCCTCAATCTGGTCAAGTCCTTCAAGGTAACGATGTGGAAGGTGTACTGGTAGCTAAGGCACCTTGGCCTTCGCTCGCCCGAACTGTCTTTAAAGACCATAAGAGATATTTGGAAACATATATGAAACCGTATCCAGgatatttcttctttggtGATGGTGCTGCTAGGGATTACGATGGATATATCTGGATCAAAGGAAGAGTTGACGATGTGATCAAGTGAGTACGAGATTTCACTATAAAGTCTCCCTTACCAAAATCAGAGCTGATCATATACGATAGTGTATCTGGTCATCGATTGTCTACTGCTGAAGTCGAATCCGCTTTGATTCTTCATAAAGGAGTAGCCGAAACTGCTGTCGTCGGATCTCACGATGATATAACAGGTCAAGCTGTATACGCATTCGTCACTATGAAACCTGAATTCGACCTTAAATCTACGAAAGAAGCGgatttaaataaagaattGGCTATACAAGTCAGAAAAGTTATTGGTCCTTTCGCTGCCCCTAAGAAAATTGTGAGTCCTTGACCCCATTTTGACTGTATAGATGGGTTCTGTCGAATCGTCCGGTATGCTAATTGTCATTCGTCATTGATAGTATCTCGTGACGGATTTACCAAAAACGCGATCAGGTAAGATTATGAGACGTATTTTAAGAAAGATTGTTGCTGGAGAAGGAGATCAATTGGGAGATCTATCTTCAATAGCTGATCCTTCCATTGTTGATGAGAGTGAGtcaaatctttttcaactaTCAGAACGAAATCTGGTAAGAATGGTTAGCTAATCATAACCATTGTAATAGTCAAAGAAAAGGTTGGTGCCGCTGTATCTAAATAAAGCAACTCAATTTTGGGATTATAAGGGATGAGgtagaagagaagaagttaTGCCAGGATGATAAATGTGTATGATCATATCGATTTTCGGGGCCGAGTAAACGAAAGAAGTTTTCTCATGTGTTGATTAGGTTAAATAATTCCTATTTGTTTTTGGATATTTAAGTACGACTATATCAGTATGAATAAAATATCTAAATGCTTGCGTTTTTGGCATTCTCTATACGAATTGCGGAGAGGCTGATTCATGATAATTTGTTGTTAATGTTTTGTGTGGGCGAAATAAAAGTCATTAAGGATATGCATATTATTGGTataatattaaaaaaaattatgatgataatccttttttttttctaaatttataTAACATCTAATCCACAACGTCTAAcaggtaaattattattttctaaaGTTAATTTaacttgatcaatttcaacttcttttctatGAAAAATACCAGCAGCAAGAGCAGCTTCAGTTTTAGTTTTTGTAAAAACTTGTAAAAAATCTTCAGTTGATCCTgcacctgaagaagaaactaCAGGAATATTTACATTTTTTTTAactaaattaattaaatctaaatcaaaacCTTTTTTTGATCCATCTCTATCAACagaatttaataaaatttcacctgcacctaatttttcaacaccttttgataattgaattacatCTAAATCTCTTGAATCTCTTCCACCAGAAATTGTACATTGATACCACcaaattttacctttttcttcatttgaagtttttgaaattgaattatctcCATAAATTAAACAATCTAAAtgttttttaatttttaaatcttctttccaatttggattttcttttgtgTTAATATAAACTCTTTTTGGATCAATTGAAACTACAACAGCTTGATTTCCATAtccttttgaaattgtttcAATAGGTGATTTACCATTTGgaatattattattttttaataattcttcaactgaTAAAACTGCTTCTGatccaattgaaattttatctGCACCTGATCTAAAATATAAACCTGCAACTTCTAATGCAGATCTAAATGTACCATCTGGATCAATTGTATCTTTAATTCCACCTCCAATTGTTAAAGGAACAAAAACAGTTTCTgctgattttttaataacATCTAACATTGgttgatcaaataatgCAGAAGATCTAAAAGAAGTTATATTTAAAAATGCAATTTCATCTGCACCTTCTAAATAATATCTTTTTGCTAATTCAACTGGTTTACCTAAATTTCtaacttctttttcttttgaatttgaatcacGTACATCATATTGATCACCTTTTGTAACAactaaatcacctttatcatttgaacGTACATCTAAACATGCAATAATTCTATTTGTtaatccatttccattatttcttttttttaaatttggattttcaatttgccatttttttccattattaattgaaataaaatttgattttgataattcatcagtagatgaaattaaccatttttttaataaatctaatcCTGCTGGACCTGATTTTTCAGGATGAAATTGACATGCAAAAATAttatcttttttaattgaacTTATAAAAGTTTCAGATCCATATCTTGATAATGTATATGCGTAATCTTGcattaattctttttttgtATCTGTATCTGTATCTGAATTTTCACTAAGTAAAGCAGCATATGAATGaacaaaataataatcttcatctaaaattaatttttcttcttcttcttctttttccaaaATAAAAGAACGCCAAGTTGAATTCCAACCCATATGAGGAACTgtttttttaccttttaaatcttctgttgaaaattttttaattggaaatggaaCTACTCCTAAACCTTTTGtagattttgattcttctgaagattcaaataaaacttGCATACCTATACAAATTCCAAAATATGGTTTACCACTTTTAATATAACGTTGTAATTGTTCATAACGACCTGAAGATCTAAGTGAATTCATTGCTTGTTCAAATGAACCAACACCAGGGAAAATGAGTTTCTAAATTTTTGAaaacatatatatattagttataattataaaaatatTCAATCTATGATAAGTGGGTATATAATCATTACTGAAAAGTGAGAATCTATTATTTACTCACCTCagctttatcaaaatcactttcatcttgaatCCATTCGAATTCATATCCTAACTTTTTTATCGAATTTGCTAAACTATTtatataaaagaaaataaatcaataatttgcCAAATGAATCAGAAAAATCCCTCACTCACGATCTAACATTACCAGCTCCGTAATCTAAGATGTAAAGCTTCGGCTTGTGATCTTTAACATGACCTGCAGGTTGATCTACTTCAGGTATAGGTAAGATAGTATCGGTCTTCGGTTGTACCATATTGAACGATAGGATGAAATGAGGTGTATCAAATGCGAAAGGAGTCTCCGAGAGCTGGGTTTGAAGATTGAACGACTACGTGTGTTCGTAACTTGAATTTAGCACTTGAGTGCGAGAGAattatgatgaattttgtaaggaaatatatatttcaatttgacttTATACTATCGCTAATTTACTCGAACCGACTTTTTGGGATGCTTCGACTCGCTGTGActtgatcatttattaATAATGACTCGTCTTTCTCAGGCACCGTCGTTTGTGGCGCTGATTAAGGATTGACTGAATAGTTGAAGACTGAGTACTCAATCATCGATATGCATGTGCATAGGCATGAGGTCCAATCGCTTTACATTCATGTACAGTAAAATATATGCATTTGCTATTGAGTCGATGATTACAACATTTGAAAGACTACTCGAGTCTAAGGCATCTATACAATCTATTGCATCTATATGTCAAAAAATACCCTCATATGACCCAAAACTTGAGATTGTTTATCGTTTTAATCcgatttatctttttctttccaaCTTCCAGCGAACTTGTGTTCAACCATAGCTTGAGGATCTGATAATAGAGCATAATGGTATCAGCTTCCACAATTATATAAAGCAAATGATGACTTTTATATGAGGGAAAGATGAAACTCACGGTTGCTCATCTGAGCGCCAAAATTACCTACTCCAGGTGAAAATCCGGTGACTACATTAAGAATGTGATGAGTCATGATTGTAATATTTCTGGTTAAGTAGCTTACTTGGAAGTATCACCACATCACCAATTCTCATGGGCGTGGTAAGATCTTTAAGATCTGTCCATACTAATCCATATTTAACTCGCAAATAACTAGTGAGaaaaacttcttcaacatcctcCTCCACTTTGGATGTATTATATGAAATTATCAGGAGAGAAAGGCCTCACCTTAATACAGCATCAGTCCACACTCCAGGTCCAGTCCAAGCCATGACCCCGACCGGACCTCCATTTTTCGGTTCGTTCAATACATTTACTTTTGCCAAATTCCTAGCATCGTCATATCGACcttgatctttcaacaCTTTTACAGAAAGAGCGTTTGAATGACTCCATTCGATAGCTTTTACAGTTGAGTGATAGATTCTCAATAAGGCATTAAGCGCTATGGGATGATTTGGAGCCGAAGATATTGTCCATTGTACTATTTGAATCTGTTTTCCCAATTCAACATTCATCAGCTATGATCTCCTCAATAAAGATCTGCTCCACAGTTTACAGGTATAGGGACGGGTAGAGAGAACATATTATAAAGACTACGTACAGGTCTTGGCCACCAATCAAACCAATCTTCTCTGTCTCCCACATCTGCCTCTAGACCTACTATAACACTGGGTTTTCCAATTATATCATCGATAGACTCTCCGGATTTCGCACGTTCCAATTGATTCTCAGTCAACCATCCATCTCCACCTTTAAACAATTTGGGATCATGTCCCCATTCAGAAGGAGATT
This region includes:
- a CDS encoding acetyl-coenzyme A synthetase, whose translation is METAQTVVHNVHPLPDSVPESEDLFPPPPRLRGQEGRPKPHIGPNYQSYLNEWKKTVGPNSDKWWFEKANECLDWYTPFKTVRAGGFENGDVQWFPEGTLNASYNCLDRHFYKNPNKTAIIYEADEPSESREISYAELMRETCRVANVLKSWGVKKGDAVSVYLPMTWQAAAAFLACARVGAVHSAVFAGFSAESLRDRVNDCECKVLITTDEGRRGGKSIATKAIVDAALQQCPLVEHVLVLRRTGNKVPFTEGRDKWWDEECAKVPTYCPCEPMASEDPLFILYTSGSTGKPKGVVHCTAGYLLGAYLTVKYVFDVHADDKFACMADVGWITGHTYIVYGPLANGVTTTVFESTPVYPTASRYWDFVDKWKATHLYTAPTAIRLLRRMGEEHVKNHDLSSLRVLGSVGEPINPEAWHWYNDYAGKKNCAIVDTYWMTETGSIVVTPLPGAISTKPGSATFPFFGMDVDIIDPQSGQVLQGNDVEGVLVAKAPWPSLARTVFKDHKRYLETYMKPYPGYFFFGDGAARDYDGYIWIKGRVDDVINVSGHRLSTAEVESALILHKGVAETAVVGSHDDITGQAVYAFVTMKPEFDLKSTKEADLNKELAIQVRKVIGPFAAPKKIYLVTDLPKTRSGKIMRRILRKIVAGEGDQLGDLSSIADPSIVDEIKEKVGAAVSK
- a CDS encoding imidazoleglycerol phosphate synthase, cyclase subunit → MVQPKTDTILPIPEVDQPAGHVKDHKPKLYILDYGAGNVRSLANSIKKLGYEFEWIQDESDFDKAEKLIFPGVGSFEQAMNSLRSSGRYEQLQRYIKSGKPYFGICIGMQVLFESSEESKSTKGLGVVPFPIKKFSTEDLKGKKTVPHMGWNSTWRSFILEKEEEEEKLILDEDYYFVHSYAALLSENSDTDTDTKKELMQDYAYTLSRYGSETFISSIKKDNIFACQFHPEKSGPAGLDLLKKWLISSTDELSKSNFISINNGKKWQIENPNLKKRNNGNGLTNRIIACLDVRSNDKGDLVVTKGDQYDVRDSNSKEKEVRNLGKPVELAKRYYLEGADEIAFLNITSFRSSALFDQPMLDVIKKSAETVFVPLTIGGGIKDTIDPDGTFRSALEVAGLYFRSGADKISIGSEAVLSVEELLKNNNIPNGKSPIETISKGYGNQAVVVSIDPKRVYINTKENPNWKEDLKIKKHLDCLIYGDNSISKTSNEEKGKIWWYQCTISGGRDSRDLDVIQLSKGVEKLGAGEILLNSVDRDGSKKGFDLDLINLVKKNVNIPVVSSSGAGSTEDFLQVFTKTKTEAALAAGIFHRKEVEIDQVKLTLENNNLPVRRCGLDVI